The following proteins come from a genomic window of Lycium ferocissimum isolate CSIRO_LF1 chromosome 4, AGI_CSIRO_Lferr_CH_V1, whole genome shotgun sequence:
- the LOC132054756 gene encoding early nodulin-like protein 6, translating into MASFEVFSRSTLYRFNTFVVTFMFVATIFVSSFQFRVGGEIGWTKPIGNESETYNEWAARNRFHIGDTLYFRYKSDSVLEVTPADYLNCNTSSPISKYETGDTVFKFSHPGFFYFISGHKSNCKSGQRLIIRVMHPSEISSPVAAPDISPAPAVGGGDDGGDGWASDFLGPPSINSTMALSVFSYFVTALGGVMVFLYLLM; encoded by the exons ATGGCTTCTTTTGAGGTTTTTTCGAGAAGTACTCTCTATCGATTTAATACATTTGTTGTTACGTTCATGTTTGTTGCAACCATCTTCGTGTCATCTTTTCAATTTCGAGTTGGAGGTGAAATTGGTTGGACTAAACCAATTGGTAACGAGTCTGAGACTTATAATGAATGGGCTGCAAGAAATAGGTTTCATATTGGAGATACCCTTT ATTTTAGGTACAAAAGTGACTCAGTACTAGAAGTAACACCAGCTGATTACCTCAACTGCAACACATCAAGCCCAATTTCCAAATATGAAACCGGAGACACAGTTTTCAAATTTAGCCATCCTGGCTTCTTCTATTTCATTAGTGGCCACAAAAGTAATTGCAAATCTGGCCAGAGACTCATTATTCGTGTAATGCACCCTTCTGAAATTTCTTCACCAGTAGCTGCACCGGATATTTCACCGGCACCGGCCGTTGGTGGTGGTGATGATGGCGGAGATGGGTGGGCTTCTGACTTCTTGGGCCCACCGTCGATTAATTCTACAATGGCACTTTCTGTTTTTTCGTATTTTGTTACTGCTCTTGGGGGTGTTATGGTCTTTCTCTATTTACTCATGTAG
- the LOC132053164 gene encoding serine/threonine-protein kinase D6PKL2-like has product MASTPPIKSSLEKVNKSAGIQAVERNSRKSAPSQVSNSSKSESTISKELNSNDSTDLLVDKFNSSLYLGNLKHAPNVSSASAKVSDGASSLAKTSGSGKPSDRADFVDSGKSSICRGSTSTDVSDESSCSTFSSSINKPHKANDSGWEAIQAIRAKDGALDLRHFRLLKKLGSGDIGSVYLSELCGTKCYFAMKVMDKASLAGRKKLLRAQTEREILQSLDHPFLPSLYTHFETEKFSCLVMEFCPGGDLHTLRQRQPGKHFSEQAVKFYVAEILLAMEYLHMLGIVYRDLKPENVLVREDGHIMLSDFDLSLRCSVSPTLVKLSSLDVDPLRKNNSGYCVQPACIEPPSCIQPVCAVPTTCFGPRFFSSKSKKEKKPKNDTGNQVSPLPELMAEPTGARSMSFVGTHEYLAPEIIKSEGHGSAVDWWAFGIFLYELLFGKTPFKGSGNRATILNVVNQPLRFPESPVVSFSARDLIRGLLVKEPQNRLAYKRGATEIKQHPFFEGVNWALIRCASPPEIPRPVEFERISPQQPSSTNEKPVAVPVRHQQNSGNYLEFDFF; this is encoded by the exons ATGGCGTCAACACCACCTATCAAGAGTTCACTTGAAAAGGTGAATAAGTCAGCCGGAATTCAAGCAGTAGAACGTAATTCTCGGAAATCAGCACCTTCCCAAGTTTCAAATAGTAGCAAGTCTGAGAGCACAATTTCCAAAGAGCTAAATAGCAATGATTCTACCGACTTATTGGTCGATAAGTTTAATTCGAGCTTATATTTGGGAAACCTGAAACATGCTCCAAATGTAAGCTCAGCTTCAGCCAAAGTAAGCGATGGGGCCAGTAGCCTTGCAAAAACAAGTGGAAGTGGCAAACCTAGTGATCGAGCTGATTTTGTTGATAGTGGAAAGAGCAGCATCTGTAGGGGAAGCACAAGCACCGATGTAAGTGATGAAAGTAGTTGCAGCACCTTTAGCAGCAGTATTAATAAACCTCATAAAGCTAATGACTCAGGATGGGAAGCAATTCAAGCTATTCGAGCTAAAGACGGAGCGTTAGACTTGAGACATTTCCGGTTGCTAAAAAAGTTAGGAAGTGGTGATATTGGAAGCGTCTATCTGTCGGAGTTATGTGGAACAAAGTGTTATTTTGCCATGAAAGTTATGGATAAAGCATCATTAGCTGGCCGTAAGAAATTGCTGCGTGCTCAAACGGAGAGAGAGATATTGCAGTCCTTGGACCATCCTTTTCTGCCAAGTTTATATACCCATTTTGAGACGGAAAAGTTTTCGTGTCTAGTAATGGAGTTTTGCCCTGGAGGTGACTTGCACACACTTCGTCAGAGGCAGCCAGGGAAGCATTTTTCTGAACAAGCTGTGAA GTTTTATGTAGCAGAGATCCTCCTTGCAATGGAATACCTCCACATGCTTGGCATTGTCTATCGCGACCTCAAGCCAGAAAATGTGCTTGTTAGAGAAGATGGACACATAATGCTATCCGATTTTGATCTCTCGCTTCGCTGTTCCGTGAGTCCGACACTCGTCAAGTTATCGTCTCTTGATGTGGACCCACTCCGGAAGAATAATTCCGGTTACTGTGTGCAGCCAGCATGCATCGAGCCGCCCTCGTGTATCCAGCCAGTGTGTGCGGTTCCTACAACATGTTTCGGGCCCCGCTTCTTTTCTAGTAAGtcgaagaaagaaaaaaaacctaaaaatgATACAGGGAACCAAGTTAGTCCGTTACCGGAACTTATGGCTGAGCCTACTGGAGCACGTTCGATGTCTTTCGTTGGGACCCACGAGTATTTAGCACCCGAAATAATCAAAAGTGAAGGGCATGGAAGCGCAGTGGACTGGTGGGCTTTCGGGATATTTTTATACGAGTTATTGTTTGGTAAGACGCCTTTCAAGGGGTCCGGAAATCGAGCTacaattttgaatgttgtgaaTCAACCCCTTCGGTTTCCAGAATCTCCGGTGGTAAGTTTTTCAGCTAGAGATCTTATACGAGGGTTGCTCGTGAAAGAGCCACAGAATCGATTAGCATACAAAAGAGGAGCTACAGAAATTAAGCAGCATCCTTTCTTCGAAGGCGTAAACTGGGCTTTGATTCGTTGTGCAAGCCCGCCCGAAATCCCAAGGCCAGTTGAATTCGAGAGAATCTCACCACAGCAGCCATCATCGACTAATGAGAAACCCGTAGCCGTACCTGTCCGACACCAGCAAAATTCTGGTAACTATCTcgaatttgatttcttttaa